In Hirundo rustica isolate bHirRus1 chromosome 4, bHirRus1.pri.v3, whole genome shotgun sequence, a genomic segment contains:
- the LMOD2 gene encoding leiomodin-2, with protein sequence MSTFGYRRELSKYEDIDEDELLASLTEEELKELERELEDIEPDRNLPVGQRQKSLTEKTPTGTFSREALMAYWERETKKLLEKERLGACEKDSEQEDNSEELQEECFTESNSEVSEEAYTEEDDDEEEDEEEDEDESDDETEEKQNAAACRRSDHIRHKKCNGAKDNENFLNGHDGKDSDNKSLKSSAIHPCGNPTVIEDALEKVRSNDPDTTEVNLNNIENITSQMLIQFSQALRDNTVVKSFSLANTHADDNVAIAIAGMLKVNQHITSLNIESNFITGKGVLAIMRALQHNKVLTELRFHNQRHIMGSQVEMDIVKLLKENTTLVKLGYHFDLAGPRMSMTSILTRNMDKQRQKRIQEQRQQESGCDGAINPKTKVLQKGTPRSSPYVSPKSSPWSSPKLPKKAPPVKCQPSSPAPPPPLPPSPPPPPPPPPPPVIPEKKAPTRNIAEVIKQQESSKKALHNGQKKKKGKKPRKHENSILKEIKDSLKSVSDRKSEEGSRPSTRPSTPQRSLHDDLMEAIRGSSIKQLRRVEVPEALR encoded by the exons ATGTCTACCTTTGGGTATAGAAGAGAGCTCAGTAAATATGAAGACATTGATGAAGATGAACTCCTCGCTTCTCTCACTGaagaggagctgaaggagctggagcgGGAGCTAGAGGACATTGAGCCCGACCGTAACCTTCCAGTGGGACAACGGCAGAAGAGCCTGACAGAGAAAACACCAACAGGGACTTTCAGCAGGGAAGCACTGATGGCCTACTGGGAGAGGGAGACTAAGAAACTCCTAGAAAAAGAGAGGTTGGGTGCATGCGAGAAG GATTCTGAGCAAGAAGACAATTCAGAAGAACTTCAAGAGGAATGTTTCACAGAAAGCAATAGTGAAGTGTCTGAGGAGGCATATACTGAAGAGGATGATGATGAAGAagaagatgaggaggaagatgaagatgagAGTGATGATGAGactgaggaaaagcaaaatgctgcAGCTTGCAGGCGTTCTGACCACATCAGACACAAAAAGTGTAATGGTGCAAAGGACAATGAAAACTTCCTCAATGGCCATGATGGAAAAGACAGTGATAATAAGAGTTTAAAAAGCAGTGCCATCCACCCTTGTGGAAATCCAACAGTTATTGAAGACGCTTTGGAAAAAGTTAGGAGCAATGACCCTGACACCACAGAGGTCAATCTGAACAACATTGAAAACATCACTTCACAGATGCTTATACAATTTTCTCAAGCCCTGAGGGACAACACTGTGGTTAAGTCATTCAGCTTGGCTAACACCCATGCTGATGACAACGTGGCAATAGCTATTGCTGGTATGTTGAAGGTTAATCAGCATATAACTAGTCTGAATATTGAGTCAAACTTTATCACAGGCAAAGGCGTGCTGGCCATCATGAGAGCTTTGCAGCATAACAAGGTTCTAACAGAACTGCGGTTCCACAATCAAAGGCACATCATGGGCAGCCAGGTGGAAATGGACATAGTCAAACTGTTGAAGGAGAACACCACTCTGGTAAAGCTGGGGTACCACTTTGACCTTGCTGGCCCAAGAATGAGCATGACAAGTATCCTGACAAGAAATATGGATAAACAAAGGCAAAAGCGTATACAGGAGCAGCGACAACAAGAGTCAGGTTGTGATGGAGCTATCAATCCAAAGACCAAAGTTTTGCAGAAGGGGACACCTCGGTCCTCACCTTATGTGTCACCTAAAAGCTCACCATGGTCTTCTCCAAAACTGCCTAAGAAAGCACCACCAGTGAAATGTCAGCCTTCATCACCTGCACCCccacctccccttcccccctcacccccacctccccctcctcctccgcctcctccaGTTATTCCAGAGAAGAAGGCACCTACCAGGAATATAGCTGAAGTAATCAAACAGCAAGAAAGCTCAAAAAAGGCTTTACATAatggacagaaaaagaaaaaaggcaaaaaacccagaaaacatgAGAACAGCatattgaaagaaattaaagattCTTTAAAATCAGTCTCAGACAGAAAATCAGAGGAAGGTTCACGACCCTCCACCCGGCCATCCACTCCACAGAGGTCTCTCCATGACGACCTTATGGAAGCAATTCGGGGAAGCAGCATAAAGCAGTTAAGGCGG GTGGAGGTACCAGAAGCCCTTCGGTGA